One Streptococcus sp. S1 DNA window includes the following coding sequences:
- the codY gene encoding GTP-sensing pleiotropic transcriptional regulator CodY, with product MANLLEKTRKITSILKRTDEQLQAEMPYNDIAQQLADIIHCNACIINSKGTLLGYFMRYKTNNDRVEAFFQNKKLPEDYAKAASLVYDTEANLPIEHDLTVFPIETKSVFPDGLTTIAPIHVSGIRLGSLIIWRNDKEFDDDDLILVEIASTVVGIQMLNYQREEDEKNIRRRTAVNMAVNTLSYSELRAVSAILSELKGNEGQLTASIIADRIGITRSVIVNALRKLESAGIIESRSLGMKGTYLKVLIPDIFEEIKKRDY from the coding sequence ATGGCAAATTTATTAGAAAAGACACGAAAAATTACATCTATCTTGAAACGGACAGATGAACAGTTGCAGGCTGAGATGCCTTACAATGATATTGCTCAGCAATTGGCGGATATTATTCACTGTAATGCCTGTATCATTAATAGCAAAGGAACCCTCCTTGGTTATTTCATGCGTTACAAGACCAACAATGACCGGGTAGAAGCTTTCTTTCAAAATAAAAAATTACCAGAAGATTATGCTAAAGCAGCAAGCTTAGTTTATGATACGGAAGCAAACCTTCCCATCGAGCATGATTTGACGGTCTTTCCAATTGAGACCAAGTCTGTATTTCCTGATGGATTGACGACCATTGCGCCCATTCATGTTTCTGGGATTCGTTTGGGGTCTTTGATCATTTGGCGGAATGATAAAGAGTTTGATGATGATGATTTGATCTTGGTTGAGATTGCGAGTACCGTGGTAGGGATTCAAATGTTGAACTACCAACGCGAGGAAGACGAGAAGAATATTCGTCGTCGGACAGCGGTGAATATGGCTGTCAATACCTTGTCTTACTCTGAGTTGCGGGCTGTTTCTGCCATCCTTAGTGAATTGAAAGGAAATGAGGGGCAGTTGACTGCTTCTATCATCGCGGATCGGATTGGCATTACCCGCTCTGTGATTGTCAATGCACTTCGGAAATTGGAGTCAGCTGGTATTATTGAAAGCCGTTCACTTGGAATGAAGGGAACCTATCTCAAAGTGTTGATTCCAGATATCTTTGAGGAAATTAAGAAAAGAGATTACTAA
- the gatA gene encoding Asp-tRNA(Asn)/Glu-tRNA(Gln) amidotransferase subunit GatA, with product MSFNHKTIEELHDLLVSKEISATELTQATLEDITAREEAVNAFVTVAEEAALAQAKAIDEKGIDADNLLSGIPLAVKDNISTDGILTTAASKMLYNYEPIFDATAVANAKAKDMIVIGKTNMDEFAMGGSGETSYYGPTKNAWDHSKVPGGSSSGSAASVASGQVRLSLGSDTGGSIRQPAAFNGIVGLKPTYGTVSRFGLIAFGSSLDQIGPFAPTVKENALLLNVIASEDAKDSTSAPVRVADFTSKIGQDIKGMKIALPKEYLGEGIDPEVKETILNAAKHFEKLGATVEEVSLPHSKYGVAVYYIIASSEASSNLQRFDGIRYGFRAEDAKNLDDIYVNTRSQGFGDEVKRRIMLGTFSLSSGYYDAYYKKAGQVRTLIIQDFEKVFADYDLILGPTAPSVAFDLDSLNHDPVAMYLADLLTIPVNLAGLPGISIPAGFVQGLPVGLQLIGPKYSEETIYQAAAAFEATTDYHKQQPLIFGGDN from the coding sequence ATGTCATTCAACCATAAAACCATTGAAGAGTTGCACGACCTCCTTGTCTCTAAGGAAATTTCAGCAACCGAATTGACACAAGCGACTCTTGAAGACATCACGGCGCGTGAAGAAGCAGTTAACGCCTTTGTAACGGTGGCCGAAGAAGCGGCCCTTGCGCAAGCTAAGGCTATTGATGAAAAAGGAATCGATGCAGACAACCTCTTGTCAGGGATTCCACTTGCTGTCAAAGACAATATCTCAACAGATGGCATCTTGACCACTGCGGCTTCAAAAATGCTCTATAACTACGAGCCAATCTTTGATGCGACAGCTGTTGCCAATGCCAAAGCCAAAGATATGATTGTCATCGGGAAGACCAACATGGATGAATTTGCCATGGGTGGATCAGGTGAAACTTCATACTATGGACCAACCAAGAATGCTTGGGACCACAGCAAGGTGCCTGGTGGATCTTCTAGTGGTTCAGCAGCTTCTGTCGCTTCAGGACAAGTCCGTTTGTCCCTTGGTTCAGATACAGGTGGTTCTATCCGTCAGCCAGCTGCTTTTAACGGGATTGTTGGTCTCAAACCTACTTATGGAACAGTTTCCCGTTTTGGTCTCATTGCTTTTGGTAGCTCACTCGACCAAATTGGACCTTTCGCTCCAACCGTTAAAGAAAATGCCCTCTTGCTTAATGTCATTGCCAGCGAAGATGCCAAGGATTCAACATCTGCGCCTGTTCGTGTAGCCGATTTTACTTCTAAGATTGGTCAAGACATTAAAGGCATGAAGATTGCCCTTCCAAAGGAATATCTTGGCGAAGGGATTGACCCAGAAGTCAAAGAAACCATCCTCAATGCGGCGAAACACTTTGAAAAATTGGGAGCAACTGTCGAAGAAGTTAGCCTTCCACACTCTAAATATGGGGTTGCCGTTTACTACATCATCGCTTCATCTGAAGCTTCTTCAAACTTGCAACGTTTCGATGGGATTCGCTATGGTTTCCGTGCGGAAGATGCTAAAAACTTGGATGATATCTACGTGAACACTCGTAGCCAAGGCTTTGGTGATGAGGTTAAACGCCGGATCATGCTTGGTACCTTTAGTTTGTCATCTGGTTACTACGATGCTTACTATAAGAAAGCTGGCCAAGTCCGTACCCTTATTATTCAAGACTTCGAAAAAGTCTTTGCGGATTACGACCTCATCCTTGGACCAACAGCTCCAAGCGTAGCCTTTGATTTGGATTCGCTAAACCATGACCCGGTTGCCATGTACTTGGCTGACCTCTTGACCATTCCAGTCAACTTGGCAGGTCTTCCAGGAATTTCGATTCCTGCAGGTTTTGTGCAAGGTCTTCCAGTTGGTTTGCAGTTGATTGGTCCGAAGTATTCTGAAGAAACCATCTACCAAGCTGCAGCTGCCTTTGAAGCTACGACGGATTACCACAAGCAACAACCCCTTATTTTCGGAGGTGACAATTAA
- a CDS encoding glycosyltransferase, which produces MTIYTFNLLVGYEPNGVDVAQASRAKILRGLGVTAKFVFTTWPTPEKLAYYLSLGHRDEELLFAHLTFTDQKTSVPQKTVGDLQMEFQLTRLDTIEKTEGAIRYQFADKNELTFHLDPYHPDCVRYVDYLLAGNMIKREYYGACKLATEYFQYGRILRRTYHNQDGSIAFEELRLGESWLYKLEPEVLTNHTEVMRRFLLQLSLKEEDLILLDRASRMDFARPLLEKDAPSKLAMVFHSEHEFENGHLNYEYYYVFKYAKRFDYFITATDLQKEVLEQTLAKQGCKGIPIYSIPVGHLEELTESQGDRSPFSVLTASRLDPRKRVDLAIRVVAQAHEQLPALQFDIYGKGGEADNLRHLIQELAAQDYIHLRGHADLQQIYPCYQVYLTTSQWETFGLTLMEAAGAGLVLLGFDARYGNPTFIKEGENGFLVPYSEIMPEEQLVKELAEKLVQLFESDLVPFHQASYDLASSYLTSNVQEVWKETLMEMGQLGGKEI; this is translated from the coding sequence ATGACCATTTATACCTTTAATCTATTAGTAGGATATGAACCCAATGGGGTCGATGTTGCACAAGCCTCTCGGGCAAAGATACTCCGGGGCTTGGGAGTGACAGCGAAGTTTGTCTTTACCACATGGCCCACTCCAGAAAAATTAGCCTATTACCTCTCTTTGGGGCACCGGGATGAGGAATTACTCTTTGCTCATCTGACATTTACAGATCAAAAAACCAGTGTTCCTCAAAAGACAGTGGGGGACTTGCAAATGGAGTTTCAACTGACTCGTTTAGATACTATTGAAAAAACGGAAGGAGCCATTCGCTACCAATTTGCGGATAAAAACGAACTAACCTTTCATTTGGATCCCTATCATCCAGACTGTGTCCGCTATGTAGACTATCTTTTAGCGGGAAATATGATCAAACGAGAGTATTATGGAGCTTGTAAACTTGCTACAGAGTATTTTCAATATGGTAGGATACTCAGACGAACCTATCACAATCAAGATGGAAGTATCGCTTTTGAAGAATTGAGGTTGGGTGAAAGCTGGCTCTATAAACTGGAACCTGAAGTTTTGACCAACCATACAGAAGTGATGAGACGTTTTTTGTTGCAGCTATCGTTAAAAGAAGAAGATCTGATTCTGCTTGATCGGGCCTCACGCATGGATTTTGCCCGCCCTTTGTTGGAGAAAGATGCTCCTTCCAAGCTCGCCATGGTGTTTCATTCGGAGCATGAATTTGAAAATGGACATCTCAACTATGAGTATTATTATGTGTTCAAGTATGCCAAACGCTTCGATTACTTCATCACGGCGACGGATCTTCAAAAAGAAGTCTTGGAGCAGACACTTGCTAAACAAGGCTGCAAAGGAATTCCAATCTATAGCATTCCGGTAGGGCATCTAGAAGAATTGACGGAATCACAAGGAGACAGATCTCCCTTTAGTGTGCTCACAGCTTCCCGTTTGGATCCAAGAAAACGCGTCGATTTGGCTATTCGAGTAGTGGCCCAAGCTCATGAACAACTTCCAGCCCTTCAGTTTGATATTTATGGAAAGGGTGGAGAAGCGGACAACTTGCGACACTTGATTCAGGAGCTTGCAGCACAAGATTATATTCACCTACGCGGTCATGCGGATCTTCAGCAGATCTATCCTTGCTACCAAGTTTACCTCACCACTTCTCAGTGGGAGACCTTTGGTTTGACTTTGATGGAGGCGGCTGGAGCAGGGTTAGTCTTGCTCGGCTTTGATGCCCGTTATGGCAATCCAACTTTTATAAAAGAGGGTGAAAATGGCTTTTTGGTACCTTATAGCGAGATAATGCCAGAAGAACAATTGGTGAAAGAGTTGGCAGAAAAGCTGGTCCAGCTCTTTGAAAGCGACCTTGTTCCATTTCACCAGGCTTCTTATGACTTGGCCTCTTCCTATCTCACATCTAACGTCCAGGAAGTCTGGAAAGAGACATTAATGGAGATGGGGCAATTAGGCGGAAAAGAAATATAA
- a CDS encoding pyridoxal phosphate-dependent aminotransferase, with amino-acid sequence MKEYNKSSKLEHVAYDIRGPVLEEAMRMRANGEKILRLNTGNPAEFGFTAPDEVIHDLIMNARDSEGYSDSKGIFSARKAIMQYCQLKRIPNVDIDDIYLGNGVSELIVMSMQGLLDNGDEVLVPMPDYPLWTAAVSLAGGNAVHYLCDEEANWYPDIEDIKSKITSNTKAIVVINPNNPTGALYPDEILLEIVEIARQNNLIIFADEIYDRLVMDGEKHTAIASLAPDLFCVSMNGLSKSHRIAGFRVGWMVLSGPKHHVKGYIEGLNMLSNMRLCSNVLSQHVVQTSLGGYQSVDELLLPGGRIYEQRNFIYKAINDIPGLSAVKPKAGLYIFPKIDRDMYRVDDDEQFVLEFLKQEKILLVHGRGFNWKDPDHFRIVYLPRVDELAQIQEKMTRFLKQYKR; translated from the coding sequence ATGAAGGAATATAATAAATCAAGCAAACTCGAACATGTCGCTTACGATATTCGTGGTCCAGTCTTGGAAGAAGCCATGCGCATGCGAGCAAATGGAGAAAAAATTCTTCGTTTGAATACAGGGAACCCTGCTGAATTTGGCTTTACAGCTCCAGATGAAGTCATCCATGATTTGATCATGAATGCGCGTGATAGTGAAGGCTATTCGGATTCAAAAGGAATCTTTTCAGCCCGCAAGGCCATTATGCAGTATTGCCAGTTGAAAAGAATTCCAAATGTGGATATTGATGATATTTATCTTGGGAATGGAGTAAGTGAGCTGATCGTCATGTCGATGCAAGGACTGCTCGACAATGGGGATGAGGTCTTAGTTCCCATGCCGGACTATCCTCTTTGGACAGCAGCTGTCAGCCTAGCTGGTGGGAATGCGGTTCACTATCTTTGTGATGAAGAAGCAAACTGGTACCCAGATATCGAGGATATCAAGTCGAAAATCACCTCAAACACTAAAGCTATCGTTGTTATCAACCCGAATAACCCAACAGGTGCCCTCTATCCAGATGAGATCCTGCTTGAGATTGTGGAGATCGCTCGCCAAAATAACTTGATTATCTTCGCAGATGAAATTTACGATCGCTTGGTCATGGATGGTGAAAAACACACGGCTATTGCAAGCTTAGCACCTGATCTCTTCTGTGTAAGTATGAATGGCTTGTCAAAATCTCACCGGATTGCCGGTTTCCGTGTTGGTTGGATGGTTCTGTCTGGTCCGAAGCATCATGTGAAGGGCTATATTGAAGGCTTGAACATGTTGTCCAATATGCGTCTTTGTTCAAATGTTTTGTCTCAACATGTTGTGCAAACCTCTCTTGGAGGCTACCAATCAGTGGATGAACTCTTGCTTCCAGGTGGTCGAATCTACGAACAACGCAATTTTATCTACAAAGCCATCAATGATATTCCAGGCCTCTCAGCTGTTAAGCCAAAGGCTGGTCTCTATATCTTCCCTAAGATTGATCGGGACATGTACCGCGTGGATGATGATGAACAATTTGTTTTAGAGTTCTTGAAGCAAGAAAAAATTCTCTTGGTTCATGGCCGCGGCTTTAACTGGAAAGATCCAGATCACTTCCGGATCGTTTACCTTCCACGTGTCGATGAGTTGGCTCAAATTCAAGAAAAAATGACTCGTTTCTTGAAACAATACAAACGCTAA
- a CDS encoding glycosyltransferase family 2 protein: METNEVVSIIIPIYNVEAYLRQCLETVIHQTYPHLEIILVNDGSPDQSEEICKEFFRQDARIRYVRQENGGLSAARNTGIELATGDYITFIDPDDWVTEDYVEVLYRQLQKYGADVSVANYNLYDDSSRKYLIKVTDDDYSETLYEGREIMDHDAIQETRDMAWACAMMKLYKRSLFEGLRFPVGKNVEDNFLMYKLFLKAHRVVHTEKCIYWYRVGRADTLSQVWTEKRVVDEMEAKQEKLALLGMLGYDLTWHRYIYKTRLKRALEKLEEAGLQGSETYERVVINLGFIENLG, from the coding sequence ATGGAAACAAATGAAGTAGTGAGTATCATCATTCCCATCTATAATGTAGAAGCTTATTTGAGACAATGTTTGGAAACGGTTATCCATCAGACCTACCCTCATTTGGAAATTATCCTGGTCAATGATGGTTCACCAGACCAGTCAGAAGAGATCTGTAAAGAATTTTTTAGGCAGGATGCGCGCATCCGCTACGTTCGCCAAGAAAATGGGGGTTTATCTGCTGCTCGAAATACAGGGATTGAGCTAGCAACTGGTGATTACATCACCTTTATTGATCCAGATGACTGGGTGACGGAGGACTATGTAGAAGTGCTCTATCGTCAACTTCAAAAGTATGGTGCGGATGTTTCAGTAGCCAACTATAACCTCTATGATGACAGTAGTAGAAAATACTTGATTAAGGTAACGGACGACGATTATTCAGAGACTCTTTATGAGGGGCGCGAGATCATGGACCACGATGCTATCCAGGAGACCAGAGATATGGCCTGGGCTTGTGCCATGATGAAGCTCTATAAGCGTAGCTTATTTGAAGGGCTTCGTTTTCCGGTTGGAAAAAATGTCGAGGATAACTTCCTGATGTATAAGCTCTTCTTAAAAGCCCATCGGGTAGTTCATACGGAAAAATGTATTTATTGGTATCGCGTGGGCCGTGCAGATACTCTGTCCCAGGTTTGGACAGAAAAGCGAGTCGTCGATGAGATGGAAGCTAAGCAAGAAAAATTGGCTCTACTGGGGATGTTGGGCTATGATTTGACCTGGCATCGCTATATCTACAAAACGCGCTTGAAACGGGCCCTTGAAAAATTAGAGGAAGCAGGCTTGCAAGGGTCAGAAACCTATGAGCGTGTGGTGATCAACCTCGGTTTCATTGAAAACCTAGGCTAA
- a CDS encoding glycosyltransferase translates to MNKKAVVFSADLSYMEKLETAMKSLCAHQDRLKIYVLNEDLPTEWFAIMNQRLRQLDSEVINCRMSPEQFQSFSLPSNHIHYATYFRYAIPEIVEEKRILYLDCDMIFTQDLSPLFEVDLKGYGLGAVVDKPTTIDGFNAGLLVIDKTWWQEHQVTEALFDLTREHHQHVYGDQGILNLYFKDAWFPLPWTYNLQVGSDKDQYLYGDLDWYEAFQGIPAVIHYTSHNKPWTSKRFNRFREQWWFYYALSWEEILLRKPILKQTYQELVGEFPYHAAIYTHTADIYELETLLKELPDVAIHVLAHSHFGFNLVQLERYPNLFLYPSFDPLTSRKVLEKLDFYLDINPYDEVDQITQTLSQQGLPIFSFEGTNHVENGENQVFADDQVQEMVAAIRDYLKRNEKKHGNK, encoded by the coding sequence ATGAATAAAAAAGCTGTCGTCTTTTCAGCCGATCTATCTTATATGGAAAAATTGGAAACCGCTATGAAGTCATTGTGCGCCCATCAGGACCGGTTGAAAATTTATGTTTTAAATGAAGATCTACCAACAGAGTGGTTTGCTATCATGAATCAGCGCTTGCGCCAGTTGGATTCAGAAGTGATCAATTGTCGGATGTCTCCCGAGCAATTCCAGTCCTTCTCGCTTCCAAGTAACCATATTCACTATGCAACCTATTTCCGTTACGCTATTCCAGAGATTGTGGAGGAAAAGCGGATCCTCTATTTGGATTGTGACATGATCTTTACACAGGATTTATCGCCTTTATTTGAGGTTGATCTAAAAGGTTATGGACTGGGGGCAGTGGTAGATAAGCCAACGACGATAGATGGATTTAATGCTGGACTTTTGGTGATTGATAAGACTTGGTGGCAAGAGCACCAAGTGACAGAGGCACTTTTTGACCTTACTCGTGAACACCATCAACATGTTTATGGAGATCAAGGAATTTTGAATCTGTATTTCAAAGATGCGTGGTTTCCATTACCTTGGACCTATAATTTACAAGTAGGATCTGATAAGGATCAGTACCTCTATGGGGACTTGGATTGGTATGAAGCCTTTCAAGGGATTCCTGCGGTCATTCATTACACTTCTCATAATAAACCATGGACCTCCAAACGCTTCAATCGTTTTCGGGAACAATGGTGGTTTTACTATGCCCTCTCTTGGGAGGAAATTTTGCTTCGAAAACCGATTTTGAAGCAAACCTATCAAGAGTTAGTGGGAGAATTTCCTTATCATGCTGCCATTTATACCCATACAGCAGATATCTACGAGTTGGAGACTTTGTTAAAAGAATTGCCAGACGTAGCGATTCATGTCCTTGCCCATAGCCATTTTGGTTTTAACTTGGTGCAATTGGAACGCTATCCCAACCTCTTTCTTTATCCCTCTTTTGATCCCTTGACCAGTCGAAAGGTCCTAGAAAAATTGGATTTTTACCTGGATATCAATCCTTATGATGAGGTAGATCAAATTACGCAAACGCTCAGTCAACAAGGCCTTCCCATATTTTCTTTTGAAGGAACGAATCATGTGGAAAATGGTGAGAACCAAGTGTTTGCGGATGACCAGGTGCAGGAGATGGTGGCAGCGATTCGCGATTATTTAAAGAGAAATGAGAAGAAGCATGGAAACAAATGA
- the gatC gene encoding Asp-tRNA(Asn)/Glu-tRNA(Gln) amidotransferase subunit GatC, with amino-acid sequence MKITQEEVTHVANLSKLKFSPEETAEFATTLSKIVDMVELLEEVDTTGVAPTTTMADRKTVLRPDIAEKGTDRDRLFKNVPEKDNYYIKVPAILEDGGDA; translated from the coding sequence ATGAAAATTACGCAAGAAGAGGTAACCCACGTTGCCAATCTTTCAAAATTGAAATTCTCTCCAGAAGAGACAGCTGAGTTTGCGACAACCTTGTCGAAAATTGTCGACATGGTGGAATTGTTGGAAGAAGTGGACACAACAGGCGTTGCCCCAACAACGACCATGGCGGATCGTAAGACCGTATTGCGTCCGGATATCGCTGAAAAAGGGACTGACCGTGACCGCTTGTTTAAAAATGTACCTGAAAAAGATAATTACTACATCAAGGTACCAGCTATCCTAGAAGATGGAGGAGATGCCTAA
- a CDS encoding universal stress protein yields MSQKYENIMVAVDGSHEAELAFEKGVNVSLRNGSKLTIVHVIDTRALQSVSTFDAEVYEELQEEANELLKGYQERAEKVGVQNVATVVEMGNPKVLLANDIPSKEGVDLIMVGATGLNAFERLMVGSSSEYILRHAKVDLLVVRDKDKTM; encoded by the coding sequence ATGTCTCAAAAATACGAAAACATTATGGTCGCTGTCGACGGTTCCCATGAAGCAGAATTAGCCTTTGAAAAAGGGGTTAATGTTTCTCTTCGCAACGGCTCTAAATTGACCATTGTCCACGTCATCGATACCCGTGCCCTTCAAAGCGTCTCAACTTTTGATGCTGAGGTCTACGAAGAATTGCAAGAAGAAGCCAATGAATTGCTCAAAGGCTACCAGGAACGTGCTGAAAAAGTCGGCGTTCAAAATGTTGCGACTGTTGTAGAAATGGGAAATCCAAAGGTCCTCTTGGCTAATGATATCCCAAGTAAAGAAGGGGTTGACCTTATTATGGTCGGAGCTACCGGACTCAATGCCTTCGAACGGTTAATGGTCGGATCCTCCTCAGAATATATCCTTCGCCACGCTAAAGTAGACTTACTAGTGGTACGTGATAAGGATAAAACCATGTAA
- a CDS encoding accessory Sec system glycosyltransferase GtfB, whose product MFIIAPEQTKELDRLQRLLDKLGQTYRVFVTNLETDLAEQTDSLATFFTQKDPTSKVGKPLFFNDLAVPELWECWTLGITTYLFDGEERRANVVLREDILSRTVERVEWFGQGEEVVSIDVYNRYGWRSKRSLLTEAGQPYLDIYLNRQQEEVLLHFVSQGIFLHQPSKGLDHLYANKEELQRVVLKQLLPENEAILLLDKTLLDVVKEIPKERLAYCARETHDLDEIKEHVDQILLLEDGLLSERKDGITVLSGLVDVEQESFQPEALVMTASQEVEGLSSLVHQFPQVTFHVAALTAMGPKLTDLASCFNVRLYPGISLGKYEELLSSCSIYLDCNQGGEVWSSSLQALENEQVLFGLKSTVHDEAYKELSTITDTVEEMKQQLEILLQHPEAFKEMLREQARILELPKKEVLGELFNRLEGGLG is encoded by the coding sequence ATGTTCATTATTGCACCAGAGCAGACCAAAGAGCTGGATCGTTTGCAAAGATTATTGGACAAACTTGGCCAGACCTATCGAGTATTTGTGACCAATCTGGAAACTGATTTAGCTGAACAGACAGATAGTCTTGCGACCTTTTTTACCCAAAAAGACCCAACATCAAAAGTTGGGAAACCATTATTTTTCAATGATTTAGCAGTCCCAGAATTATGGGAATGTTGGACCCTGGGGATCACAACCTATCTTTTTGATGGTGAGGAACGGCGCGCCAACGTGGTTTTGCGAGAGGATATTTTGTCACGAACGGTTGAAAGAGTGGAGTGGTTTGGTCAGGGAGAAGAGGTCGTATCCATTGATGTATACAACCGCTATGGCTGGAGAAGCAAACGGAGTCTCCTAACGGAAGCTGGTCAACCATATTTAGATATTTATTTGAACCGTCAGCAAGAAGAAGTCCTGCTTCACTTTGTCTCACAAGGAATCTTTTTGCATCAACCTTCTAAAGGACTTGATCACCTGTATGCTAATAAGGAAGAGCTACAAAGAGTTGTTCTGAAACAACTCTTGCCCGAAAATGAAGCTATTCTTTTGTTGGATAAGACATTGCTAGATGTTGTGAAAGAGATACCTAAAGAAAGACTAGCCTACTGTGCACGAGAAACTCATGATCTAGATGAGATCAAAGAGCATGTTGACCAGATTTTATTGTTAGAAGATGGTCTATTGAGTGAGAGAAAAGACGGGATCACAGTCTTGTCAGGGCTAGTAGATGTGGAGCAGGAAAGTTTTCAACCAGAAGCTCTAGTCATGACGGCTTCTCAAGAGGTCGAAGGCTTATCTAGCTTGGTCCATCAATTCCCACAAGTGACCTTTCACGTTGCTGCTTTGACGGCCATGGGTCCGAAATTAACAGATTTAGCGAGTTGCTTCAATGTGCGCCTCTATCCAGGGATTTCACTGGGAAAATATGAGGAGTTGTTATCCAGTTGCTCTATTTATCTGGATTGCAACCAGGGAGGAGAAGTGTGGAGCAGTAGTCTTCAGGCTCTTGAAAATGAGCAAGTCTTGTTTGGTTTGAAGAGTACGGTTCATGATGAAGCCTATAAAGAATTGAGCACGATCACAGATACAGTCGAAGAAATGAAACAGCAACTAGAAATATTGCTCCAGCATCCAGAGGCTTTCAAAGAAATGTTAAGAGAGCAAGCACGAATCTTAGAACTGCCTAAAAAAGAAGTTTTGGGAGAGCTTTTTAATCGATTAGAGGGAGGTCTAGGATGA
- a CDS encoding cysteine hydrolase family protein has protein sequence MTKALISIDYTVDFVADDGKLTAGAPAQAISETIAQVTQLAFDQGAYIFFAIDAHDVEDPFHPESKLFPPHNIIGTSGRDLYGPLADFYREHKADPRVFWMDKRHYSAFSGTDLDIRLRERHVDTVILTGVLTDICVLHTAVDAYNLGYQIEVVEPAVASLTPENHQFALNHFKHVLGASLVDDALAVLDTK, from the coding sequence ATGACTAAAGCTTTGATTTCAATTGACTATACTGTCGATTTCGTAGCAGATGATGGTAAGCTTACGGCAGGTGCTCCTGCACAAGCCATTTCTGAGACTATTGCTCAGGTGACCCAATTGGCCTTTGACCAAGGAGCCTATATCTTTTTTGCCATTGATGCGCATGATGTAGAGGATCCATTTCATCCTGAAAGCAAGCTCTTCCCACCTCATAATATCATTGGGACCAGCGGACGTGATTTGTACGGCCCTTTGGCAGATTTTTATCGGGAGCACAAAGCGGATCCACGAGTTTTTTGGATGGATAAACGTCATTATTCTGCTTTTTCAGGAACGGACCTAGATATCCGCCTGAGGGAACGTCATGTAGATACCGTTATTTTGACAGGTGTCTTGACCGATATCTGCGTCCTCCATACTGCGGTTGATGCATATAATCTCGGCTATCAGATCGAAGTCGTGGAACCTGCAGTGGCGTCACTTACTCCTGAAAATCATCAGTTTGCCTTGAATCATTTCAAGCATGTCTTAGGGGCAAGCTTGGTCGACGATGCACTTGCTGTATTAGACACAAAATAA